Below is a window of Acidobacteriota bacterium DNA.
TTGATATTCGCCTGGAACCCAAATGCCAGAACGGCGACGGAAGTTAATCCGTTTTTCTTCGAGCAGAAACGGGCGATCCGCTTTTCGGTTGGGCGGACGTTCTAGGCCCCGATATATTGTCGGTTGCCGCTTCTAAACACGAAAGCGGTGCTGCTATAATCAGGTTTTTGCAAACAGCCGCTGGCGCGTGCCGTCGGCGCGGCTCAACTAAAAAGAGGACAGGAGCATCTATGGTCAAGATTAAGCTAGCTGCTTTTGCAGCGCCGATGCTGTTGGCATTGACGGCAAGCGTTTCGGCCCAGCAGGCGATGCAGGCAGGAGTCGGCGCCGCGCTGCCTGACGGCAAAATTGCTGTCGTCAACACCCAGGCGTTCCCCGGCGGGATCGGCGAGTTAAAACAGAAATATGATCAGGTTGATAAACAATTCCAACCTCGGTATCAGCAACTCCAGACGGTCGAGAATCAACTGAAGCAGATGGAGAGCGACATCCAGACGAAGTGTCCTCAGTTGACCGCGGACAAGTGCCAGGAGTTACAAAACAACTACGCCGAGCTGAAGAGGAAGGGCCAGCGCGATTACGAAGACCTCAAGGCTGAATACGAAAAGGCGGTTGAGACGGCAACCAAGCCTGTTCGCGACAAGCTATATCAATTCCTGAATAACTACGCGACCCAACGCCAAATCATCCTGGTGATCAACCTTGCTGGCGCCGCTCAAAGCGGAACGCTTGCTTACTGGAACCCGGGCGCCGACATCACCGAAGACTTTATCGCCGAATACAACAAGGTGAATCCAGTCCCGGGCGCGGCTCCTGCCACGCAGCCCGCCAAGCCTGCGAAACCCTGATTGTTGCGACCCACGGAGTCACTTATGAAATCATACAAGTTTGCACTCGCCGCGCTCGCGTTACAGTTGGTTGGTGTTTCAGCTCTTGCCCAGCAGCCGGGCGCCGGCGCTCCGCAGAAACCAGCAGCGCCGCTTTTGCTTCCCAAGGGTAAGGTAGCGGTTGTAAACACCGCCGCGTTTCAGGAGCAGGTTCAAGAGTTCAAGCAAAAAATAGAGGCCCTCAACCGGCAGTTCGAGCCGCGCGTGAAAGAGGTCCAGGGACTGGCGGACAAGATCAACGCACTCGAGACGACGCTAAAGTCACAAAGCGGCGTTCTCACCCCGGC
It encodes the following:
- a CDS encoding OmpH family outer membrane protein, whose product is MVKIKLAAFAAPMLLALTASVSAQQAMQAGVGAALPDGKIAVVNTQAFPGGIGELKQKYDQVDKQFQPRYQQLQTVENQLKQMESDIQTKCPQLTADKCQELQNNYAELKRKGQRDYEDLKAEYEKAVETATKPVRDKLYQFLNNYATQRQIILVINLAGAAQSGTLAYWNPGADITEDFIAEYNKVNPVPGAAPATQPAKPAKP